The following are encoded in a window of Sphingobium sp. AP49 genomic DNA:
- a CDS encoding HAMP domain-containing sensor histidine kinase yields the protein MIGIAALWISVLLLGGGVALDRVLSDAITRNFDDGMNYVLTAMIAAAEIGPDGEVLFNRPLADQRFLEPNSGLYYQISAKGHEDWRSRSLWDRALKVQGDHADRNFHVYDSKQFPGEDLRVMERTVILPGSEARWMFMVGQARQGLDAQIKTLRSTLFKSFALLALGLIVLATLQTIYGLRPLRKVRLEIIRMRTGGKSRITEPMPAEVLPMVEELNALLAHNERQAEEARTHAGNLAHALKTPLTVIMNAATAHAPDLGETVIREATTMRRQVDHHLARARAVGRRGAAQSRAEVWASLEAVERAVRHLYQEARVDMDGDKSAAVRVERQDLDEMLGNLIENAAKYGGGSVFATVQRAGDMVEILVEDDGMGIPEADRVRIFDRGVRLDSGKPGTGLGLAIVRDVAEIYGGSVALEESEDLGGLLVRLRLPAA from the coding sequence ATGATCGGCATCGCGGCGCTGTGGATCAGCGTCCTGCTGCTGGGCGGCGGCGTGGCGCTGGACCGGGTTTTGTCGGACGCGATCACGCGCAATTTCGACGACGGCATGAATTATGTGCTGACGGCGATGATCGCGGCGGCCGAAATCGGCCCCGATGGCGAGGTGCTGTTCAACCGACCGCTCGCCGACCAACGCTTCCTGGAGCCCAATAGCGGCCTTTACTATCAGATCAGCGCCAAGGGGCATGAGGATTGGCGCTCCCGATCGCTGTGGGATCGCGCGCTCAAAGTCCAGGGCGACCATGCCGATCGCAATTTCCACGTCTATGACAGCAAACAGTTTCCAGGTGAGGACCTGCGCGTGATGGAACGCACCGTCATCCTACCCGGATCCGAAGCGCGCTGGATGTTCATGGTGGGACAGGCGCGCCAGGGGCTGGACGCCCAGATCAAGACGCTGCGATCCACTTTGTTCAAGAGCTTTGCGCTGCTGGCGCTGGGCCTGATCGTGCTGGCTACGTTGCAGACCATCTATGGCCTGCGCCCGCTGCGCAAGGTGCGACTGGAGATCATCCGGATGCGAACCGGGGGCAAGAGCCGGATCACCGAGCCGATGCCGGCCGAAGTATTGCCGATGGTTGAAGAGCTGAACGCGCTGCTTGCCCATAATGAGCGGCAAGCGGAGGAAGCGCGCACCCATGCAGGCAACCTTGCCCATGCCCTCAAGACGCCGCTCACCGTCATCATGAACGCGGCCACGGCACACGCGCCGGACCTGGGGGAGACGGTGATTCGCGAGGCGACGACGATGCGGCGGCAGGTCGACCATCATCTCGCCCGCGCCCGCGCAGTGGGACGACGGGGCGCAGCGCAAAGCCGGGCCGAGGTGTGGGCCAGCCTGGAAGCGGTCGAACGGGCCGTGCGCCACCTCTATCAGGAGGCCCGCGTCGACATGGATGGCGACAAGAGCGCGGCGGTACGGGTGGAGCGCCAGGATCTGGACGAGATGCTGGGCAACCTGATCGAAAACGCCGCCAAATATGGTGGTGGAAGCGTGTTCGCCACGGTCCAGCGGGCCGGCGACATGGTCGAGATATTGGTCGAGGATGACGGCATGGGCATTCCCGAAGCCGATCGGGTGCGCATCTTCGACCGGGGTGTGCGGCTCGACTCAGGGAAACCCGGCACGGGCCTTGGCCTTGCCATCGTCCGCGACGTTGCCGAAATCTATGGCGGGTCGGTGGCGCTGGAGGAGAGCGAGGACCTGGGCGGGCTGCTGGTGCGGCTGCGCCTGCCTGCTGCCTGA
- a CDS encoding response regulator transcription factor, which yields MRLLIVEDEPSLGQQLRNTLEGAGYAVDLATDGEDGHFLGSTENYDAVVLDLGLPTIDGLTVLDRWRKEGRAFPVLVLTARDSWSDKVAGLDAGADDYLAKPFQSEELIARLRALIRRASGNASSELIAGDVRLDTRSGKVTLKGDPVKLTAQEYKLLSYLLHHKGKVVSRTELIEHIYDQDFDRDSNTIEVFVTRIRKKLGADVITTIRGLGYSLDEPGR from the coding sequence ATGCGCCTGCTGATCGTCGAGGATGAACCGAGTCTGGGCCAGCAGCTCAGGAACACGCTGGAAGGGGCCGGCTATGCCGTGGATCTCGCCACCGATGGCGAGGACGGCCACTTTCTGGGCTCGACCGAAAATTATGACGCGGTGGTGCTGGACCTGGGCCTGCCGACCATCGATGGGCTGACCGTGCTCGACCGTTGGCGCAAAGAAGGCCGTGCCTTCCCGGTACTGGTTTTGACCGCGCGCGACAGCTGGTCCGACAAGGTTGCCGGGCTGGATGCGGGCGCCGACGATTATCTGGCCAAGCCGTTCCAGAGCGAGGAACTGATCGCCCGCCTGCGTGCACTCATCCGCCGTGCCAGCGGTAATGCGTCGAGCGAGCTGATCGCAGGTGACGTCCGCCTCGACACCCGTTCGGGCAAGGTCACGCTGAAGGGCGATCCGGTGAAGCTCACCGCACAGGAATATAAGCTGCTGTCCTATCTGCTCCATCACAAGGGCAAGGTGGTCAGCCGCACCGAGCTGATCGAGCATATTTACGACCAGGATTTCGATCGCGATTCCAACACGATCGAAGTGTTCGTGACGCGTATCCGCAAGAAGCTGGGTGCCGACGTCATCACGACCATCCGGGGCCTTGGCTACAGCCTGGACGAGCCGGGACGCTGA
- a CDS encoding SIMPL domain-containing protein (The SIMPL domain is named for its presence in mouse protein SIMPL (signalling molecule that associates with mouse pelle-like kinase). Bacterial member BP26, from Brucella, was shown to assemble into a channel-like structure, while YggE from E. coli has been associated with resistance to oxidative stress.): MKSALALMALGAAALPVAAVAQTSVTIAETAPVVTLNVTESVEAAPNVATIGTGVQTRSPTAAQAMKDNAAKMDGLIAALAKAGVAKDDIQTSGINLNAQYDYSNRDGQQAVPRFLGYEASNQLNVKVRDVKKVGALLDTLVQAGATNINGPSFSIEDPSPLQAQARATALKTAKVQADFYAQAAGYRSARLVSIAESNSGGNAPMPMLASARFKADAAPTPVEPGQVSASVTLTVQYALER, from the coding sequence ATGAAATCCGCTCTCGCCCTGATGGCGCTCGGCGCCGCCGCCCTTCCCGTGGCGGCCGTGGCGCAGACCAGCGTCACCATCGCCGAGACTGCGCCGGTGGTGACATTGAACGTCACTGAAAGCGTCGAAGCTGCGCCCAATGTCGCGACCATCGGCACGGGCGTGCAGACCCGATCGCCCACCGCCGCGCAGGCCATGAAGGATAATGCCGCCAAGATGGACGGACTGATCGCTGCGTTGGCCAAGGCCGGCGTCGCCAAGGACGATATACAGACCAGCGGCATCAACCTCAACGCACAATATGACTATAGCAACCGCGACGGCCAGCAGGCCGTGCCGCGCTTCCTGGGTTATGAGGCGTCGAACCAGCTGAACGTCAAGGTGCGCGACGTCAAGAAGGTCGGTGCGCTGCTCGACACGCTGGTCCAGGCTGGCGCGACCAATATCAATGGCCCCAGCTTCTCGATCGAGGACCCCAGCCCGCTGCAGGCCCAGGCCCGCGCAACGGCGCTCAAGACCGCGAAGGTCCAGGCCGATTTCTATGCGCAGGCAGCGGGCTATCGCTCGGCGCGACTGGTTTCGATCGCGGAAAGCAATAGTGGCGGCAATGCCCCCATGCCGATGCTGGCCAGCGCCCGCTTCAAGGCGGACGCCGCGCCGACCCCGGTCGAACCGGGCCAGGTCAGCGCATCGGTCACGCTGACGGTCCAGTACGCATTGGAACGCTAA
- a CDS encoding ATP-binding cassette domain-containing protein, giving the protein MAAPILSFENLGLSQGSHWLFRHIDIHVGQRDRLALIGRNGAGKTTLLKLLGGQIEPDEGTRSVQPGMRVITLEQDPDVSAFKTLHDFALAGQWAPPAHEVEAIADQLGIDLSREAATASGGERRRAAIARALASEPDLLLLDEPTNHLDIAAIDWIENWLARYNGAFIVISHDRAFLTRLTRQTLWLDRGQMRRNEVGFGGFEQWMEAVYAEEARAADKLDAKLKIEAHWLERGVTARRKRNQGRLAKLWEMRAERAAMVGPQGTAKIAVASDDSKTKSVIKAEHVTKMFGDRTIINDFSLRVQRGDRIGIVGGNGAGKSTLLKLLTGELAPDSGDVTLARTLDMIFIDQQRSLMQGDKSVRDVLAEGGDWIDVRGTRKHVHGYLKDFLFDPSLAEAKVGTLSGGERSRLLFAREFARESNLLVLDEPTNDLDLETLDLLQEVIADYDGTVLIVSHDRDFLDRTVTVTLGLDGSGKVDVIVGGYADWIAKRDPRRAPKAEKKEAAAPPPPKPVSAKLTYKDQRDLDLLPKKIEELEAAILRDEEALADPALYTRDPARFAALTKAIEKARSEKDAAEERWLELAEKSEGLG; this is encoded by the coding sequence ATGGCAGCTCCCATTCTCTCATTCGAAAATCTCGGCCTCTCGCAGGGCAGTCACTGGCTGTTCCGGCATATCGACATCCATGTCGGCCAGCGCGATCGGCTGGCACTGATCGGCCGCAACGGTGCGGGCAAGACGACTCTGCTGAAGCTGCTCGGTGGTCAGATCGAGCCGGATGAAGGCACGCGGTCGGTCCAGCCTGGCATGCGCGTCATCACGCTGGAGCAGGATCCCGACGTCAGCGCGTTCAAGACGCTGCACGATTTCGCGCTGGCGGGACAGTGGGCGCCGCCCGCGCACGAGGTAGAGGCGATTGCCGACCAGCTCGGCATTGACCTTAGTCGCGAGGCCGCCACCGCCAGCGGCGGCGAGCGCCGCCGCGCCGCGATCGCCCGCGCGCTGGCGAGTGAACCCGACCTGCTGCTGTTGGACGAGCCGACCAACCATCTCGACATCGCGGCGATCGACTGGATCGAAAACTGGTTGGCGCGCTACAATGGCGCGTTCATCGTCATCAGCCACGACCGCGCCTTCCTGACCCGGCTGACGCGCCAGACTTTGTGGCTCGACCGCGGCCAGATGCGCCGCAATGAAGTCGGCTTTGGCGGCTTCGAGCAGTGGATGGAGGCTGTCTATGCCGAGGAGGCACGCGCGGCCGACAAGCTTGATGCCAAACTCAAGATCGAGGCGCACTGGCTGGAGCGCGGCGTTACCGCTCGCCGCAAGCGCAACCAGGGTCGGCTGGCCAAGCTGTGGGAAATGCGTGCGGAACGCGCCGCCATGGTCGGGCCGCAGGGAACGGCCAAGATTGCGGTTGCGAGCGACGACAGCAAGACCAAGAGCGTCATCAAGGCCGAGCATGTCACCAAGATGTTCGGCGACCGGACCATCATCAATGATTTTTCGTTGCGCGTGCAGCGTGGCGACCGGATCGGCATCGTTGGCGGCAATGGCGCGGGCAAGTCGACCTTGCTCAAGCTGCTGACCGGCGAACTGGCGCCCGACAGCGGCGATGTGACGCTGGCGCGGACGCTGGACATGATCTTCATCGACCAGCAGCGCAGCTTGATGCAGGGTGACAAGAGCGTACGCGACGTGCTGGCCGAGGGCGGCGACTGGATCGACGTGCGCGGCACCCGCAAACATGTCCATGGCTATTTGAAGGACTTCCTCTTCGATCCCTCGCTGGCGGAGGCAAAAGTCGGCACATTGTCGGGCGGCGAGCGTTCCCGCCTGCTGTTCGCGCGCGAATTCGCCCGCGAATCCAACCTTCTGGTGCTGGACGAACCGACCAACGACCTCGACCTCGAAACGCTCGATCTGCTCCAGGAAGTGATTGCGGACTATGACGGCACGGTGCTGATCGTCAGCCATGACCGCGATTTCCTCGACCGCACCGTCACCGTCACGCTGGGCCTCGACGGATCGGGCAAGGTCGATGTGATCGTCGGCGGCTATGCCGACTGGATCGCCAAGCGCGATCCCCGTCGCGCGCCCAAGGCGGAGAAGAAGGAGGCTGCGGCCCCGCCGCCGCCCAAGCCGGTGTCGGCCAAGTTGACCTACAAGGATCAGCGCGACCTGGACCTGCTGCCCAAGAAGATCGAGGAGCTGGAGGCGGCGATCCTCCGTGACGAGGAGGCACTGGCCGATCCCGCCCTCTATACCCGCGATCCGGCACGGTTCGCAGCACTGACTAAGGCGATCGAGAAGGCTCGATCTGAAAAAGATGCGGCCGAGGAGCGCTGGCTGGAATTGGCGGAGAAGTCGGAAGGGTTGGGCTGA
- a CDS encoding class I SAM-dependent methyltransferase yields MIDTDRDWRIWGETDPYYGVVSSPQFRREQIDIDEFFLTGDSYIQDRLARLERQLGVIPRRRALDFGCGVGRVALPLAALFDEVVGLDVAPGMLKEAERLRLERGIGNAHFRLSDDRLSMAVGEFDFVHSYIVFQHIAVERGLPLIARLLDHVAVGGMANIHVAIRRGDSPGRAAFYRARTHIPGLQRLVHRLRGKKASEPMMQMNEYPVSAIFSMMHLRGFGQALVDVERHGRFLTMHIAARRISPTEQVP; encoded by the coding sequence ATGATCGATACCGACAGGGACTGGCGGATATGGGGCGAAACCGATCCCTATTATGGCGTCGTTTCGTCGCCGCAGTTTCGTCGCGAGCAGATCGACATCGACGAATTTTTTCTGACTGGTGACTCCTATATCCAGGACCGGCTGGCCCGGCTGGAACGGCAATTGGGGGTGATACCCCGCCGCCGGGCGCTCGATTTCGGCTGCGGGGTCGGTCGTGTTGCCCTGCCGTTGGCCGCGCTGTTCGATGAGGTGGTCGGCCTCGACGTTGCGCCTGGGATGCTCAAGGAAGCGGAAAGGCTGCGGTTGGAGCGCGGCATCGGCAATGCGCATTTTCGCCTGTCCGACGATCGGCTGAGCATGGCGGTGGGCGAGTTCGACTTCGTTCACAGCTATATCGTCTTCCAGCATATCGCGGTGGAACGCGGGCTGCCGCTGATTGCGCGTCTGCTCGATCATGTCGCGGTCGGCGGTATGGCCAATATCCATGTGGCGATCCGGCGCGGGGATAGCCCGGGCCGGGCAGCCTTTTACCGTGCCCGGACCCATATTCCGGGGCTGCAGCGGCTGGTCCACCGGCTGCGCGGCAAGAAGGCGAGCGAGCCGATGATGCAGATGAACGAATATCCGGTCTCGGCCATCTTCTCGATGATGCACCTGCGTGGTTTCGGTCAGGCCTTGGTCGATGTGGAGCGGCATGGCCGTTTCCTCACCATGCACATTGCCGCGCGGCGGATCAGCCCGACGGAGCAGGTGCCATGA
- a CDS encoding glutathione peroxidase, with protein MTAIQQIPLKTIKGADTSLADYAGKVVLAVNVASKCGLTPQYEGLEKLYADYRDKGLVVAGFPANDFGAQEPGTNDEIATFCTTNFGVDFPMFEKIVVSGPDKHPLYAALTSAVPDAQGDGDTFRDRLKGYGLTPNPVPEILWNFEKFVIAKDGSVAARFAPTTAPDDPALLAVIEAELAR; from the coding sequence ATGACCGCGATCCAGCAGATACCGCTCAAGACGATCAAGGGGGCCGATACGAGCCTGGCCGACTATGCCGGCAAGGTGGTGCTGGCCGTCAACGTCGCCTCCAAATGCGGGCTGACGCCGCAATATGAGGGGCTGGAGAAGCTCTATGCCGATTACCGGGACAAGGGATTGGTCGTCGCCGGCTTTCCTGCCAATGATTTCGGCGCGCAGGAGCCGGGTACCAATGACGAGATCGCGACGTTCTGCACCACCAATTTCGGTGTGGATTTCCCGATGTTCGAGAAGATCGTGGTCAGCGGGCCAGACAAGCACCCGCTCTATGCTGCCCTGACCAGCGCCGTGCCAGACGCGCAGGGCGATGGCGATACATTCCGTGACCGGCTCAAGGGCTATGGCCTGACCCCCAATCCGGTGCCGGAAATCCTGTGGAATTTCGAGAAGTTCGTGATTGCCAAGGACGGCAGCGTCGCAGCGCGTTTCGCGCCGACGACGGCGCCGGACGATCCGGCGCTGCTTGCGGTGATCGAGGCTGAATTGGCGAGATAA
- a CDS encoding M20/M25/M40 family metallo-hydrolase, with the protein MTQAAETTADRAALRALYKELVETNTTLSSGSCTVAAQKMAAHLKAAGFPDRDITLFSVPEHPQEGGMVAVLPGVSKTLKPMLLLGHLDVVEAKRADWKRDPFVMVEENGYFYGRGTADMKDMDAAWVDILAALKKQGYKGQRTIKLALTCGEETTYAFNGAQWLSQNKPDLIAAEFALNEGGGGRTDGKGKVVLQTMQVGEKAVQNFRIETTNPGGHSSIPVRDNAIYQLADALGRVRDHEFPVQMTDTTRAFFSKSGAAMGDDMGRAMVALAKNPADAAAEKIVSTDRSYHSMLRTTCVATLLDGGHANNALPQRAGANINCRMFPGNSIEQTQADLAKAINDPGVTITPVPPIRPVAVPPTLDPRIMEPSEKLVAKYFPGVPLVPVMSTGATDGIFLEAIGIPTYGVPGGWYDPDGNGAHGLDERSAVQSLYVQRDFLYDLVKILADAK; encoded by the coding sequence ATGACGCAGGCCGCCGAAACGACGGCCGACCGCGCGGCACTGCGGGCGCTCTACAAGGAACTGGTCGAGACCAACACGACCCTGTCCTCGGGCAGTTGCACGGTAGCGGCGCAGAAGATGGCGGCTCATCTCAAGGCTGCCGGCTTCCCCGATCGCGATATCACCCTCTTTTCCGTGCCCGAACATCCCCAGGAAGGCGGCATGGTCGCTGTGCTTCCGGGCGTGTCGAAGACGCTCAAGCCCATGCTGCTGCTCGGCCATCTCGACGTGGTGGAGGCCAAGCGCGCAGACTGGAAGCGCGATCCCTTCGTGATGGTCGAGGAAAATGGCTATTTCTACGGCCGTGGCACCGCCGATATGAAGGATATGGATGCGGCCTGGGTCGATATTCTCGCCGCGCTCAAGAAACAGGGCTACAAGGGACAGCGCACGATCAAGCTGGCACTGACCTGTGGTGAGGAGACCACCTATGCCTTCAACGGCGCACAGTGGCTGTCCCAGAACAAGCCGGATCTGATCGCCGCCGAGTTCGCCCTCAACGAAGGCGGCGGTGGCCGCACGGACGGCAAGGGCAAGGTCGTCTTGCAGACCATGCAGGTGGGGGAGAAGGCGGTACAGAATTTCCGCATCGAAACCACCAATCCGGGTGGGCACAGCTCGATCCCGGTGCGCGACAATGCGATCTACCAGCTGGCCGATGCACTCGGCCGGGTCCGTGATCATGAATTCCCCGTGCAGATGACCGATACGACCCGCGCCTTTTTCAGCAAATCGGGCGCGGCAATGGGCGATGACATGGGCCGGGCGATGGTCGCGCTGGCGAAAAACCCGGCTGATGCAGCGGCCGAGAAGATCGTATCCACCGACCGCAGCTATCATTCGATGTTGCGCACGACCTGTGTCGCGACGCTGCTCGATGGCGGTCATGCCAATAATGCGTTGCCGCAGCGGGCGGGCGCGAACATCAATTGCCGCATGTTTCCCGGCAACAGCATCGAACAGACGCAGGCCGATCTGGCCAAGGCGATCAACGATCCGGGCGTGACGATCACCCCGGTGCCGCCGATCCGCCCGGTCGCCGTGCCCCCGACGCTCGACCCGCGCATCATGGAACCATCGGAAAAGCTGGTCGCCAAATATTTTCCCGGTGTTCCCCTCGTACCGGTGATGTCGACCGGGGCGACCGACGGCATCTTCCTGGAGGCGATCGGTATTCCAACCTATGGCGTGCCCGGTGGCTGGTATGATCCCGATGGCAATGGTGCTCATGGGCTCGACGAACGTTCTGCTGTGCAGTCGCTCTATGTGCAGCGCGACTTTCTCTATGATTTGGTGAAGATACTGGCTGATGCGAAATAA
- a CDS encoding M20/M25/M40 family metallo-hydrolase, producing MRNKIVKAALCGAMLLATTAQAALSPAEQKIGASVDAGHAPAIGLLEKLVNQNSGSMNIAGVKAVADMLRPEFEALGFTVTWKPMDQVKRAGHFIAVHKGRAGTTKMLLIGHLDTVFEPDSPFQTFKRDGDWAAGPGVGDDKGGVVTMLLALKAMQTAGTLKNANIEIVLTGDEEDSGDPVSISRADLIAAGKRADVALDFEGLSREDGKDMGSIARRSSNSWTLTTSGKSAHSSGIFSAAAGDGAIYEMARIITAFRKELPEPNLTFNVGLIGGGQSADVDKDGVRIAVTGKTNIIPPVAVAKGDFRTLSQDQTERVRARMQAIVDNGHLPGTGANIIFDLGYPSMAPTAGNRALLGKLNGINKDLGLPEMPELDPLKRGAGDISFVAQDVDGLVGLGLASTGDHSPAERADLSTMPRQAKRAAILMTRLSGEKGRK from the coding sequence ATGCGAAATAAGATTGTGAAGGCCGCGCTCTGCGGTGCGATGCTGCTGGCGACCACGGCACAGGCGGCGCTGAGCCCGGCCGAACAGAAAATCGGCGCCAGCGTCGATGCCGGCCATGCGCCGGCGATCGGACTGCTGGAAAAGCTGGTGAACCAGAATAGCGGGTCGATGAATATTGCCGGCGTCAAGGCGGTGGCTGACATGTTGCGTCCCGAATTCGAGGCGCTGGGCTTCACCGTGACCTGGAAGCCGATGGACCAGGTGAAGCGCGCCGGCCATTTCATCGCCGTCCACAAGGGGCGTGCGGGTACGACGAAGATGCTGCTGATCGGTCATCTCGACACGGTGTTCGAGCCGGATTCGCCGTTCCAGACCTTCAAGCGCGACGGCGACTGGGCTGCCGGACCGGGTGTGGGCGACGACAAGGGCGGCGTGGTGACGATGCTGCTGGCGCTCAAGGCGATGCAGACGGCCGGCACGTTGAAGAACGCCAATATCGAGATCGTGTTGACCGGGGACGAGGAGGATTCGGGCGATCCGGTCTCGATTTCCCGCGCCGACCTGATCGCAGCCGGCAAGCGGGCCGACGTCGCCCTCGATTTCGAGGGGCTGAGCCGGGAAGACGGCAAGGACATGGGCTCGATCGCACGCCGGTCCTCCAACAGCTGGACCCTGACCACCAGCGGCAAATCGGCGCACAGTTCGGGCATCTTCTCGGCTGCGGCCGGTGACGGCGCGATTTACGAAATGGCGCGCATCATCACCGCCTTTCGCAAGGAATTGCCTGAGCCGAACCTGACCTTCAATGTCGGGCTGATCGGTGGCGGCCAGAGCGCCGATGTCGACAAGGATGGCGTGCGGATCGCCGTCACCGGCAAGACCAACATCATTCCGCCGGTTGCGGTCGCCAAGGGCGATTTCCGTACCTTGAGCCAGGACCAGACCGAGCGGGTCCGCGCCAGGATGCAGGCGATCGTCGATAATGGCCATCTGCCGGGCACCGGTGCCAACATTATTTTCGACCTGGGCTATCCGTCCATGGCGCCGACGGCGGGTAACCGTGCGCTGCTGGGTAAGCTCAACGGCATCAACAAGGATCTTGGCCTGCCCGAAATGCCCGAACTCGATCCGCTCAAGCGCGGTGCGGGCGATATCAGCTTCGTGGCGCAGGATGTCGACGGGCTGGTGGGCCTTGGCCTCGCCTCGACCGGCGACCATAGTCCGGCGGAAAGGGCGGATCTGTCGACCATGCCGCGCCAGGCCAAGCGCGCCGCTATCCTGATGACCCGGCTGTCGGGGGAAAAGGGCCGCAAATAA
- a CDS encoding trimeric intracellular cation channel family protein — MLPAPPLLVTHIGPVLETLSLIGTFVFAASGALAAAHLRQTLVTFAFFALLTGVGGGTVRDLLIDAPVFWIHDPAPSIVCMAAAVTVWVTPRRWWSDHALDWLDAIGLAAFAVFGAAKAMSFGVPPFVAGMMGVVTDCVGGIMRDTLAGEPSILLRPELYVTAAAFASGLFVLLRLVGLDVPVAGVIAALLGFGLRALAIHRGLGLPAYKDMRAP; from the coding sequence ATGTTGCCTGCCCCGCCTTTGCTCGTCACCCATATCGGCCCGGTGCTGGAAACGCTCAGCCTGATCGGCACATTCGTGTTTGCGGCCTCCGGTGCGCTGGCGGCCGCGCATCTGCGCCAGACATTGGTCACTTTCGCCTTTTTTGCCCTGCTGACCGGAGTAGGGGGCGGCACTGTGCGCGACCTGTTGATCGATGCGCCGGTCTTCTGGATCCATGACCCAGCGCCGTCGATCGTCTGCATGGCGGCGGCGGTCACCGTCTGGGTCACGCCGCGGCGCTGGTGGAGCGATCATGCGCTGGACTGGCTCGATGCCATCGGCCTTGCCGCCTTTGCGGTGTTCGGTGCGGCCAAGGCGATGAGCTTTGGCGTTCCCCCTTTTGTCGCCGGCATGATGGGCGTGGTCACCGACTGCGTCGGCGGCATCATGCGCGATACGCTGGCGGGGGAACCCTCGATCCTGCTGCGGCCCGAACTTTATGTGACGGCCGCAGCCTTCGCATCTGGGCTGTTCGTGCTGCTGCGTCTCGTCGGTCTGGATGTCCCGGTCGCCGGCGTCATCGCGGCGTTGCTTGGTTTTGGCCTGCGGGCGCTGGCGATCCACCGGGGCCTGGGCCTGCCCGCTTACAAGGACATGCGCGCACCCTGA
- a CDS encoding class 1 fructose-bisphosphatase, whose product MKRITLTRFLIEQQRNEKVLPGELRLLIEIVARACKTISHAVSKGALGEVLGSLDSENVQGEVQKKLDVIANELLLEANEWGGHLAALASEEMATIHRIPNRYPKGEYLLLYDPIDGSSNIDVDLSVGTIFSVLKAPEGVPGREVMEEDFLQKGRQQVAAGYAIYGPQTILVLTVGTGVYEFTLDREVGSWIMTDANMTMPQGKCEFAINMSNRRQWSPAVVRYIEERVEGTAGPCGKDYNMRWTASMVADVHRILKRGGIFMYPYDHRTPGKARLRLMYEANPMSFLVEQAGGAATDGFIPIMDVEPTGLHQRVGVVLGDKAEVETLTAYGNAH is encoded by the coding sequence TTGAAACGGATAACATTGACCCGCTTCCTGATCGAGCAGCAGCGCAATGAAAAAGTTTTGCCCGGCGAGCTTCGCCTGCTGATCGAGATCGTGGCGCGCGCCTGCAAGACCATCAGCCATGCGGTCAGCAAGGGTGCGCTGGGTGAGGTGCTCGGCAGCCTCGATAGCGAGAATGTCCAGGGCGAGGTGCAGAAAAAACTAGATGTGATCGCCAATGAGCTGCTGCTCGAGGCGAATGAATGGGGTGGCCATCTGGCCGCGCTGGCATCCGAGGAGATGGCGACCATCCACCGCATTCCCAACCGTTACCCCAAGGGCGAATATCTGCTGCTCTATGATCCGATCGACGGATCGAGCAATATTGATGTGGACCTGTCCGTCGGCACGATTTTCTCCGTACTCAAGGCGCCCGAAGGCGTTCCCGGTCGCGAAGTGATGGAGGAGGATTTTCTTCAGAAGGGGCGCCAGCAGGTTGCCGCAGGCTATGCCATCTACGGTCCCCAGACCATCCTGGTGCTGACGGTCGGAACCGGCGTCTATGAGTTCACGCTCGACCGGGAGGTCGGATCCTGGATCATGACCGACGCGAACATGACGATGCCGCAGGGCAAATGCGAATTTGCGATCAACATGTCCAACCGCCGCCAATGGTCGCCGGCCGTCGTCCGCTATATCGAGGAACGGGTCGAAGGCACGGCCGGACCATGCGGCAAGGACTATAATATGCGCTGGACCGCCAGCATGGTCGCCGACGTCCACCGCATCCTGAAGCGGGGTGGGATTTTCATGTATCCCTATGATCATCGCACCCCCGGCAAGGCGCGACTGCGCCTGATGTACGAGGCCAATCCGATGAGCTTCCTGGTCGAACAGGCCGGTGGCGCCGCCACCGACGGGTTCATTCCGATCATGGATGTCGAGCCGACCGGCCTGCACCAGCGGGTCGGCGTCGTGCTCGGCGACAAGGCCGAGGTAGAAACGCTGACGGCCTATGGCAACGCGCACTGA